From one Dama dama isolate Ldn47 chromosome 4, ASM3311817v1, whole genome shotgun sequence genomic stretch:
- the NUDT21 gene encoding cleavage and polyadenylation specificity factor subunit 5 — protein MSVVPPNRSQTGWPRGVTQFGNKYIQQTKPLTLERTINLYPLTNYTFGTKEPLYEKDSSVAARFQRMREEFDKIGMRRTVEGVLIVHEHRLPHVLLLQLGTTFFKLPGGELNPGEDEVEGLKRLMTEILGRQDGVLQDWVIDDCIGNWWRPNFEPPQYPYIPAHITKPKEHKKLFLVQLQEKALFAVPKNYKLVAAPLFELYDNAPGYGPIISSLPQLLSRFNFIYN, from the exons ATGTCCGTGGTGCCGCCCAATCGCTCGCAGACCGGCTGGCCCCGGGGAGTCACCCAGTTCGGCAACAAGTACATCCAGCAGACCAAGCCCCTCACCCTGGAGCGCACCATCAACCT GTACCCTCTTACCAATTACACTTTTGGTACAAAAGAGCCCCTCTATGAGAAGGACAGCTCTGTTGCAGCCAGATTTCAGCGCATGAGGGAAGAATTTGATAAAATTGGCATGAGGAGGACTGTAGAAGGGGTTTTGATTGTCCATGAGCACCGGCTACCCCATGTGTTACTGCTACAGCTGGGAACAACGTTCTTCAAATT ACCTGGTGGTGAGCTTaatccaggagaagatgaagttgaagGACTAAAACGCTTAATGACAGAG ATACTGGGTCGTCAAGATGGAGTCCTGCAGGACTGGGTCATTGATGACTGCATTGGCAACTGGTGGAGACCAAATTTTGAACCTCCTCAG TACCCATATATTCCTGCACATATTACAAAACCTAAGGAACATAAGAAGTTGTTTCTGGTTCAGCTTCAAGAGAAAG ccTTGTTTGCAGTCCCTAAAAATTACAAGCTGGTAGCTGCACCACTCTTTGAACTGTATGACAATGCACCCGGATATGGACCCATCATTTCTAGTCTCCCCCAGCTTTTGAGCAG